The Bacteroidota bacterium genome includes a region encoding these proteins:
- a CDS encoding adenosylhomocysteinase, with the protein MTDKKLPYKVKDITLAAWGRKEIKLAEVEMPGLMAIREEYGPSKPLKGARIAGCLHMTIQTAVLIETLIELGAEVQWSSCNIFSTQDHAAAAIAAVGIPVYAWKGETLEEYDWCIEQTLFFGENNEPLNMILDDGGDLTNLVLDKYPEMVKHLKGISEETTTGVHRLYGRMEKGTLPVPAINVNDSVTKSKFDNKYGCKESLVDAIRRATDVMMAGKVAVVAGYGDVGKGSAQSLQGAGARVIITEIDPICALQAAMDGFAVKRMEDAVKEADIIVTATGNCDIILGHHFKLMKHNAIVCNIGHFDDEIDVAWLNTNYMDSKEEIKPQVDKYTIDGKDIILLAEGRLVNLGCAMGHPSFVMSNSFSNQTLAQIELWVHGNKYENKVYTLPKHLDEKVARLHLKKLNVQLEVLNDKQADYIGVDKNGPYKPEYYRY; encoded by the coding sequence ATGACTGACAAAAAACTCCCTTACAAGGTAAAAGACATAACTCTTGCAGCCTGGGGACGTAAAGAAATTAAATTGGCTGAGGTTGAAATGCCCGGTCTTATGGCTATTCGTGAGGAGTATGGCCCATCCAAACCTCTCAAAGGCGCTCGTATCGCAGGGTGTTTGCATATGACCATCCAAACCGCTGTTCTTATCGAAACCCTTATAGAATTGGGGGCCGAGGTGCAATGGAGTTCTTGTAATATTTTCTCCACACAAGATCATGCTGCAGCTGCTATTGCCGCTGTTGGAATTCCTGTTTATGCCTGGAAAGGGGAAACATTGGAAGAATATGACTGGTGTATTGAACAAACCCTGTTTTTTGGCGAAAACAATGAGCCCTTAAACATGATCCTTGACGATGGTGGCGATCTTACCAACCTTGTTTTGGATAAATATCCGGAAATGGTTAAACATCTGAAAGGAATTTCGGAAGAAACCACAACAGGTGTTCATCGTCTTTATGGTCGTATGGAAAAAGGAACTTTACCCGTGCCTGCGATAAATGTAAACGATTCGGTTACAAAGTCGAAATTTGACAATAAATACGGATGTAAGGAATCGTTGGTGGATGCAATTCGCAGAGCTACAGATGTTATGATGGCAGGAAAAGTTGCCGTTGTTGCAGGATATGGCGATGTTGGAAAAGGCTCCGCACAATCGTTACAAGGAGCAGGTGCCCGTGTTATTATTACGGAAATTGATCCAATTTGTGCCCTACAGGCTGCAATGGACGGATTTGCTGTGAAAAGAATGGAGGATGCAGTGAAAGAAGCTGATATCATCGTTACTGCAACAGGAAATTGTGATATCATTTTAGGACATCATTTTAAATTGATGAAACACAATGCCATCGTTTGTAATATCGGTCACTTTGATGATGAAATTGATGTTGCATGGTTGAATACCAATTACATGGATTCCAAAGAAGAAATAAAACCTCAGGTTGATAAATATACTATCGATGGAAAGGACATTATTTTATTGGCAGAAGGAAGATTAGTGAATTTAGGTTGTGCAATGGGTCATCCATCTTTCGTTATGTCGAATTCTTTTTCAAATCAAACCTTAGCTCAAATTGAATTGTGGGTGCATGGCAATAAATATGAAAATAAAGTTTACACCTTGCCTAAACATCTCGACGAAAAAGTTGCTCGTTTGCATTTGAAAAAATTAAACGTACAACTTGAAGTATTAAATGATAAACAAGCAGATTATATCGGCGTCGACAAAAACGGCCCTTATAAACCTGAATACTACCGCTATTAA
- a CDS encoding pyridoxine 5'-phosphate synthase has protein sequence MTKLSININKIATLRNARGGTIPNVVQFAIDCERFGADGITVHPRPDERHITLQDVYDLKKVVTTEFNIEGYPDARFMEMIKNIKPAQATLVPDPPHVITSNTGWDVINNMHELKEIIATIRSYGVRVSLFLNPELPQVEAAASSGTDRIEFYTGPYAEEYISDKHKAISDYISAAELAHKLGLGINAGHDLSLINLKYFKQNIPQLAEVSIGHALISDALYYGIENALQLYKRQLQD, from the coding sequence TTGACAAAATTATCCATCAACATAAACAAAATAGCTACCCTTCGCAATGCCCGTGGCGGCACCATTCCCAACGTAGTGCAATTTGCTATCGACTGCGAACGATTTGGTGCTGATGGAATTACCGTGCATCCAAGACCAGATGAACGACATATTACTTTGCAGGATGTTTATGATCTTAAAAAAGTAGTTACTACCGAATTTAATATTGAGGGATATCCCGATGCCCGTTTTATGGAGATGATAAAAAACATAAAACCTGCTCAGGCAACGCTTGTTCCCGATCCTCCTCATGTAATTACTTCCAATACCGGTTGGGATGTTATTAATAATATGCATGAATTAAAAGAAATTATTGCTACGATAAGATCCTATGGAGTGCGCGTTTCTCTTTTTTTAAATCCGGAATTACCTCAGGTGGAAGCTGCAGCATCAAGCGGAACCGATCGAATAGAGTTTTATACCGGACCATATGCGGAGGAATATATTTCAGATAAACACAAAGCAATATCCGATTATATTTCTGCAGCAGAACTCGCACATAAATTAGGTTTAGGAATAAATGCCGGTCATGATCTGAGCCTTATCAATCTAAAATATTTCAAACAAAATATTCCCCAACTCGCCGAAGTGTCTATCGGACATGCATTGATAAGTGATGCATTATATTATGGTATTGAAAATGCGTTACAATTATATAAACGTCAGCTTCAGGATTAA